One window of the Runella slithyformis DSM 19594 genome contains the following:
- a CDS encoding MerR family transcriptional regulator, producing MHDDSHKLYYNINEAAARYGFDASKLRYWESVFPMLKPEKRGGDRIYTPEDLEVLDEIVYLVEHKKHKLAAARQIMETGRSQRTKIKRAVQQLETIKRYLQDIKELMK from the coding sequence ATGCATGACGATTCACACAAACTCTACTATAACATCAACGAAGCCGCTGCCCGCTACGGCTTTGATGCTTCTAAGCTGCGCTATTGGGAGTCGGTATTTCCGATGCTCAAACCCGAAAAACGCGGCGGTGACCGCATTTATACCCCGGAAGATCTGGAGGTATTAGACGAAATCGTGTACTTGGTAGAACATAAGAAGCACAAACTGGCTGCAGCCCGTCAAATCATGGAAACCGGGCGCAGCCAACGGACTAAAATAAAGCGAGCGGTACAACAGTTGGAAACCATTAAACGTTATCTACAGGATATAAAAGAGCTAATGAAGTGA